The DNA region GTATTCCCGGTCCCCCCGTGCCGTTCCCGCTGTCCCCGTCCCCCCCGTTTCCAGTATTCCCCGTGTTCCCGGTCCCCCTCCGCACCTCGGCGGCTCCACTGCCCCCGCCCCGTCCCCCAACTTCCGGCCGCCGCTCCGGGCGCGCCCCCGCCCGCCAATCAGGGCGCCGCGTCCCGCCGCAGCCCCGACAGATCGAGCACAGAGCTTCCCGCCGTGCGCCAGGTGTAGCGAGCCGAGCGCGGCACGATCGCTCCCGCGGCGGCAGCGCTGCCCCGCCCGGCCTGACCAGGCCACGCCTCTGAGCCAGGCCCCGCCCCGTCGGCCCTGTCACGCCCCGCCTGAACAGGCTCCGCCCACCCCGGGACGGGCCCCGGGGTCGGTGCCCGGCCCCCCCTTCGGGTCTCAGTGCGGGCACCGCCTCCGGTCCTGAcccctgtcctgtccccccGGCCGTACCCGCCTGCCCCGCCGCCTCCCAGCACAGCGTCTAATGGCGGCCCTGCGCGCCCTCCTGCTCCTCGGGCTGTTCCTCACGGCGCGGGGGCAGCGgccgaggcggcggcggccgcccccTGGCCAGAGCCCGCTGGACAAGGTGGCGGCTCAGGAGGGGCTCAGCCTCCCCCAGGTGAGGGTTTGGGCCGGGACCCTGCACTGGGGGAGGGCTGCAGGAAGTGTGGGGACTCCCGTTCCCCTCTGTTCCCCTCCAGGGCTGCCCCCAGTGCCCACCCAGACTCAGCCTCCCAGCCCGTCCCCCAGCTCaagccccccgtgccccccgcACACAGCAGGgtggcagagcccagctcagccccagcactgcccacagggCTGCCCACGAGGCAGGTGCAGGGACCGGAGCCTCGGAGGGACCCCCGTGCTTGCCCAGACAGACCCCGGCTGTGGGTGCAGCCGCCGTCGCTCTGAGGCTTGGGGTGAGCTTGGACTGCAGCATCAAGTGAGACCCAGCACACACCCAGGGTGGGACGGGGGTGCCCACAGCCCCGTGGGCAGTGTGAGCCATAGGCAGGTGCCTTAGACACCACCCACAAAGCCCCAGCCTATCCCATGCCAGGCTTCTCTCTGCCTTGCCATCCCACACACTCGATCACAAAGGGCAGTCGTGTCCTGGGGACACCCCAAGGGACAGGCTGTGGGCAGAGGTGCCAAGTGAGGGGACAGTGGGTGCTCGGGGTGAGTGGGGGCAACCTTGGGCTGGTGGCTCTGTAGATGGTGCCACCCCTGTGTCATGCAGCTCGCAGGGAGGTGGTTCCTGGTCAGCGTGGCCTCCCGCTGCAGCCacctggcagagcacagccacCAGCTGGAGGCCACGACAGTGATGGTGACCGTCCTGGAGGGACAAAGCCTGGCCATCAGCACCCTCAGGAAGCTGTGAGTAACAGTGGGCAGGGGGGCCACAGGCAGGACAGGGTGCTGTAGGCAGGTCACAGCAGGACCGGTGCCCTGGGATGGGGGCGGGGGACACTGGGTGGAATGAGAACTCTGCAGGCAAGTCAGAGCAGTGCTAGTGCCCTGGCCGCTGGCTCCAAGGAGGACAGAGCTGCCCCAGAGCAAAGTGTGGGTGGGATCCCCTCTGTGAAGTTTTGTAGTAGAAGCCCTGGCCACAGTGGTCaccctgccacccccagccaCTGGCCTGGGGTGGGCTCAGGGTTAGGGACAGGCAGGCTGGTGAAACCGAGGCACGCGATGCCTCCACAGGCCAGCCTGGGACTGGCTCTTGGGGCCCACcccaggggcagcagagctAAAGACAGGGATCTTCACATCTGTGGGCGCTTCCCCTGGCCTGATGGGCCCTGAGGGGCTGACCAGGCTCAGTGCTtcagggagggggcagggacCCCCTCAAGCTCAGCAGGTTTTGGGGCTCAACATCTCTCACAATGTCTTGACAGGGCTCTGGGACATCTCTTTCCctggggagaaaacaaagtCCCAGGAAACAGCGTGTGTGCCCTGCAGGCAGGCCGTTCAGAGACCTGGGGGGAtcctccccagcctgtgctgacaTCTCTTTGTCTTCCGTGCAgggatgggatgtgctgggaaaTCAGGCAGCGCTacctccctgcccaggcccCTGGACGCTTCCTGCTGAAGGGTGAGGGACACCAGGCTGGGGtgacagggagctgctggagcccccCACTGCGTTGTTCTGGGCAGGGCTTTGGTAGCAGTGTCCCTCTTCCCAGTGCCCTCTCAGTATCTTACCACTGGGATCTCTAGGTGCCAGATACCATCACGGGTGATGCCATGGGCTGGTGCCTCCTGGAGAGCAATGGTGCCTGTGGGGCTGCCCCACTCTGGCCCTGATTTTTACCCCTTGTACACCTACCTGGTTTATGATGAAACAATGCCCTGCATGGTACCAGGCTAAGCAGGGTTAACCAGGACTCACTGGGCTCTCCTCTGTCCTTCCCAGGCCATGGGCACAGCAGCAAGGTGGATGTGGTGGTGGGTGAGATGGACCCCAGCAGCTTGCCATCCTCTATTACCAGAAGGGCCGGAGCGTCTCTGCCAAGCTCTATGGTGGGTCGAGGCTCAGGGGCTTGTGGCAGGTGAAGGACAGGGGTGGGAAACCCATGCTGGGCTCAAGGGATGGCAGCCGGAGCCTCAGAGGACCCAAACATGCGAATGGGGTCTCCTGAGGGTCACTCCCCAGCTGACAATTGTCCCCAAAGGCTGAAGGGGGAGCTGGTAAGGGGGTAACCAGAAACCCACTTCTGTGAACTTAAAGACCCCCAGGGCCCTGAGCTTCGCGAAGGGACATGGGGGGCTTTGGGACAGGGCCAGGCAGGGCCCGAGGCCGCTGGCAGTGTCTCCCCCCATGCAGGACGGACCAGCCGGGTCAGCGACACCGTTGCGGACAAGTTCGAACAGCACGTGAGGGCTGTGGGTCTCAGTGAGGATGTGACCTACTACTTCCCACCTACGGTGAGTGGCACCTggtccctggggagcaggggacCCCATGGCAGTGGCTGCACCCAGGGGCAGGGCCTAGCATCAGGGGCTGGGGTCCAGCCCCTCcagtgtggggagggggaggtaCATCCCCAGGGTCTGAGCAGCTCATGGCTCCACAGCAGGAGCACATGTGGGGTCTGTCCTCCTGCTGTGGCCACCCCAGGGGCAGAGATGCAAGGACCAGGGCTGTGCCTCACAGTGTcctgggggtgcagggcaggggggtgcCAGGTCCCAGGGAGGGTGACCCCCCCCAGGCTCTGTCTCTTGCAGGGTTTTGCGACTCCGCAGACGAGTTCATGTCCTGGATGGTGAGCTGGGGATCCTGGGTGGTGCACTGGGACCCCCATGTGCTAGGCTTGGCCCCACACTGGGCACCAGTGGGGCGTGCCTGTCCTGGCTGGGGGCTGAGCACACTGGGCCAGACCCACACCACACCACAGCTGTGTGGTCCTGCCCCAGGAGCATGGAGGCACTGGCCTGGCAGGGGGCAGCCATGCCAGACTGTCCCTCAGGACAGGGTCTCTCTGTGCCTTTGTGTGGGGTGAGGAGGTGGCGGAGTCACCCAGGGTGGGCATGAGGTGCATCCTGGCAAAGCAAATCCCATTTAACCCCTACATGGCTCACACTGGGCTTGATGGGTCTATACTGGTGTTTCCCGAGATGGTCTGGGATGGGGtgtcctggcacagggacaccctgggCTGAGGCTGGGTCCCTGGAGACAGCTCCATCACTTGTCATTGGTGCTTGGGAAGGCAGAGGTGAGTCTCCAGGCCAGGTGCTAGGCTTGgacaccccccagcccctcagtaCTTCTCTTCCTTCCAGAAACAGAGCTGTAGGTGCAGATGGAGTTGCCGGGGTTTCCCCAGAGCTCACCCCTCACCTCATTTAGCTGCCCATGGCCACGTGGGTCTGAGCTGTGCTTTGctcatcctcctctgctgcaccacagccctggagccagctctggggctctccagtgcctccagctgtgctggcagctgcatccATCCTGGTCCTGCACCCTCTCAGCTTGTGTCacccctgtgctctgtgcacCAGTGTCCTGCAGGAGCCAGCAACACCCCAATAAACACCTCAGAGAAGAGCCTTTGTCCAGGCCAGTCACCTCTTGGTCTGCCCCAGCCAggccagctctgcctccatCCTGGGCTGCCAGTGCCTTGGAATCACAGCATCAcggaatattctgagttggagACGTGCTTCCACCTGGGTGGGTCCCAAGGGGGTGTTGGAGGACGTGCAACCCCCTTCCATACCACCCCCCTCATCCTCTCCCTGAGCCCTGTCCCAGCGAAGCAGGAGTTGTGGTGGTTCCTGGGATGTGGGGCACGTGGGTCTGGCTTGGCTGGGGGCGAGGGAGCATCCGGCACTGAGGGCAACAGCACCATGCCTGGCACCATGGGAGGCACAGActtgggggcactggggaccAGCATAGCATCTGCCTTTTCCCCAGCAAGCTGAGACATCCCTCAGGGACCCCAGAGGAGGAAATCTCAGCCTCGCAGcatttctccttcccatctccagggcctccagggcagggaaacAGCCCATTCCCTTGCCCCAGCCCTGCGGAGCGCGTTCCCTGAGGGGAACCCCTGCCCACACAGCCAGCACCCCTtggagagccaggctgggggtcTGGCAGGGCTTGGACCAGGGGTGCAATTAGGGGAGAGCCCCAGGGTTAATGCTGCAGCCCCTCGTGGGACCCCTCTTCCCTGTGTGTGGAGCCTGGCGAGTGGTGCCCATTGCCATTGGCTTCGGGAGGGGACGGGGAACATCCCCACAGCAGGCAGGTTGGGGGTCCCAGCCCTCCGCAGCCcctggggcaggcagcagcctTTGCCCCAGCACTGGTGTTTTGCAATTGGAGCGGGAACTGGTAACACATGTTGTTTATCAGGGAATTATGTAAGGGACACCACGTGATTgtgcccagagccagccctgtTCCCACCACTCACGTGGAGGTTAGCGGTGTCCAGCCATGCTCTTAGACCCCCCCAGGCCACCACCTGAGACTGGTAGAGCCTGGTGTGGTGGATCCATCTCACtttctgccctgtgcccacctgcACCCCAGGGTGGCTGCACTGTGGCAGGGCAATTGGAGGCAAGGGGagagccctggggagctgggctggtcCCCAAGGAGCTCACATGCCCTGTGCCCACTGTCCCACCTCAGCCCATCTGAGGTGGGGCTAACACCCAGGTTGTGTCCAAGATCTGTGTCCAGCCGCTGTGGGGACCCACAGCCTGGATACTCCATcctgcccccagctctgcttaTCCTGTGCCGTGCTGCTGTCGGTGCCCCCTTTGTCCCCACATGGCCCCACCTGCCCCCATGCTCCAGAGCTTGCACCCAGCATTGCCACTCAGGTCCTTGGGCTGGTTCCCAGCTTTGCCCcacccaggagagctgggagagtgGGTACCACCCAAGTATCCATCAGGCACCCCTTGCTGCcacctgggcagggagctgggggtaCCCAGGCAGCAGGGGGGACTTtgtgttcctgctgcagtgctggttgACAGTTGACACCCCTGGGTGCTCCCTACCTCTGTGCCCGATGGAGAGAGCCCCCTGGGGAGGCTGAGTCCTAGCCCAGCATGCAGGGCCCCAGCCGGGCTCTTGTGATGCTCGGTCCTGCCTGactcagcttttgttttgttttcataaatcCACGGGGCCGGGCAGGCGCGGGGGTGCACAGGGCAGGGCGGCCTCACAGCGGGGCGTGGGGAAGGGAATGTACAGGGGGGCCtgccaggggaaaaaacagctgtTGTGAAAACATTCTCCTTACGTAAAGCACCTTGGCAGGGCCATGCAGGGCTGGGGTTCTGCCTGGCATAGCCAGTCCTGCCCAAACCCTGCCATACCCAcgggtgctgctgctggcacccaGCATACATCCCCTGCCCTCACTCTGCAGGGGGGGCCCCCAGATTAAGGGGGGACATCTCAGCGCCTGCTGGTGACCCCAAACCAAGGGGGAGGGCATCTCCAGCCCCTCTTGGCAAAGGGTGCAGAGTGGTGAGGCGGGTGGGGTGTGAAACTCTGGGGTCCATCTGGCTGCATTCTGGTCCCCGTGGAGCTGAGCATCTGGGCTCCCCAGCTTGCCAGTGGGATGAACCGGAGCTGCACCTTGGTGGGATACACCCCAAGGGTCCTGAGGCCAGCCGAGATGCTTCCTTGGGTGATGCAGGGACTTGAGTCGGGGCAAAGCAGGGGGTCCTACAGGAGTACACGCAGGTGTCCCCAAGTCCCATGGGTCGGGTTGGGACCTGGCAGGCACTGGACATTCCCTCCACTTCACTGGAGCCCCTTTCTGAGTCCAGGTGAGGCTACCCTGTGCAGActgggcagccctggccccTGCCCgtgggcagcccctgctgcctgccccGACCCTGCGCCGCTGAGGCCAGGGATGGCCGCCGCTCCGGCCGCGGGCTGTTTTCATTGCGGAGGAGTTTGGCTCCCCGGAGCAAACACGTCATATCAACAGGAGGGCTGCATTCTCAGGATCCCCTGCCTGCCCTTTGGCTTCGGcgctcagccctgctccagcttgCATAACGGCACGGGGGGGAGGCAGGGTGGCCCCTCGCGGGGGCCCCTGCACCGCCTGTCCATAAATAGGGGCTCGACGGACTCTCCAGCACCGCAGcgctctgcctccagctcttGCTTGGCTCAGCTCGGCTCGGCTCGACCATGCAGGCCATGCTGCTCAGCGTCCTGGGCTGGCCCTGCTTGGGGCACTGCATGCCCAGGACGCATTCCCATCCAAGCCGACTTCCAGCAGGACAAGGTGACCCATCCCAGCAGGCATCACCCGCGTGGaggtttggggtgtttgggggatTCTTGCCCTGAAAATGTGTGGAGAGGGTGGTGCAGATGGATGTGGGGCCAGGCTGGACACTGGGAGGGCAGGGCACTGGTGGCCCACACAGCCCCCATCCTGAGGACCTCCCAATACCTGGTTTTGGGTGGCTCTGGAGGGGATCCAGAATCTCAGCTCCAGCCCGTGGGGCAGAACTATGGGTGAGATGTGGGTCTgaactgctgctgtgctgtagAATGGGTGTGATTATTCAAGAGTCTTACagagaagactgaggaaaaGCAATCTCATTCTGCGAGTCAGCATGGAGATGGGCCATGGAAACTAATCCCTGACAGAGACCCCAGCCAAGGGCCCCCAAAAAAcaagggctgctctgctgaggtGTCCCACGCACCGCTCTGCCTCTGGAAGGGTCCTGGGGGGCCACGGCCACCCGAGGGGGGTGATGGGGATGGAGGCACTTCCTGCAAGGATGGGCATCTGGGATGTCCCTGCAAGGGTGATCCCAGCACGCCCCTCTCCAAGGCTGGCAGTTCCCTTTGGAGGGCACCATGCTGCTGGCCCCAGGGACTGGGCTAGGATGAGCCATGCTGGACTCAGGGTCCTGACCCCTCCTTGAGCCCCCAGATGGACCGAAATGGCATCTCAGAGCCAGACAGTCCTGTCACCTTCCCCAGTCTTGGagcaaagaggaaggaaacacCCAAGTGCTGGGCAGTGAAGGGCACGTCGTGAAAACAGGGATTTCCTGGCCTCTGGGTTTTGTGGTTACCAAGAGTGGtagcagctccctggggatgAGGACCCCAGGACACCATCCTGCTGTGGGGAATGGGCTGCCAGGGAGAGAGATGtggcctgggctggggctggtggggggcTGAGGGGCAAGACAGGGTCTGcacccagctggggctggagtggAGGTTGTGTGCAGCTCACAGGGAGATGGTACAGCATCGGCCGGCCTCCGACTCTAACTGGTTCAAGGAGAAGAGGCACCTAATGAAGATGTGCACCACTATCATCTCCACCACCTGCAGATGGAAACCTGGAAGTCACTTCCACCTACCCCAAGTATGGGCATGGGGAGTGGGTGAGTGGGGAGGGGGTGCGAGGGGGGGGAGGCACTGGTGCATCGCCCCAGCACTCTGACATCCTTGTGCTGTGCTCATGCTGTGTGCGATCAAAGGGGTGACCAGTGCGTGACGAGGAACAGCCTTTACACCAAGACGGAGCAGCCGGGGCGGTTCAGCTACACCAGCACCCGTGAGTGCCCCCTGACCATGGGGCAGCCCTGCTGTCACTGTCCCTACTCCTGCCTTGGGGCAGATTTGGAGCCTGGTGGCTGAGCCATGCTCCCCTGTCCCCCACAGGCTGGGGCAGCAAGCACGACATCCGTGTGGTGGAGACCAACTACGAGGAGTACGCCTTGGTGGCCACCCAGATCTCCAAGAGCACCGGCCCCTCCACCATGGTGCTGCTCTACAGTACGTCTGCTCTTCGCCCCCATGCTGTACGCCCCCCAGGACTTCCTGGAATGTCTCTCTCTCCCACGGGAGAAGGGCAGCACCGTCTCCCAAGCTGGGGTGACCTCTGGGATAATGGCTGGGTCGGGACCCCCTTGCTGGGCTTCCCGTGCCCCATGCTGGCAGGTACGGTGGGGctgcccctcaccctgctcTTGGCTGCAGGCCGGACCAAGGAGCTGAGTCCTGAGCGCCTGGAGAGGTTCACCCAGTTCTCCAGGGAGCAGGGCCTGACAGACGATGAgatcctcatcctgccccagACAGGTGAGGCTGgaggctgtggggagcagggggtgagATACCCCAAGGGGGCTGAGAGGGAGGAGAACCTCCTGGCTTGTTCCTGCCTCAGTGTGGGGCCAGCCATGGGGTGCCCCCATACATGGTCCCTCAGGGGGGGCTGAGGATgatctctccttttcttcccctcacagACAAATGCATGACAGATGCTGCCTAGGTAAGTCCTGCCTTCACTCGGGGTCAGACCAGCCCTGCGGGAGGGTCAGGGGTGTTCAGAGCCACTGCATCCCACAGAGCCCTCgccagcccttccccaggctgTTCCTCTCCTTACCCCTATGAGGGATTCCCCATCCTGACCCTGTGGGGTGCCTCAGGCCCTGGGTGGTGTGTGCTCACCCACTCAGTGTGGGGCTGGCCGGGCCAATGTCCCTGCATGTGTCACCCTGtctcccacagctcagctgtgctcaCCCCCCATCTCTTCCAGGTGatcccaccagctgctgccGGCCAGAGCCCTGACAGCGCCGCAAGCTGGTGACCACCCTGTCCCGTCCCAACCCCAGTgcaccccacagcactgcaagCAGCCTTCACTCCCTGGCTTCACACCCCACACCTGTACCCCCATCCCCATTAAAGCCCACATAAAACCAACCCTCGTCTGCTAGGTTGTTGTGAGGAAGCCCCAGTGGGGcgatggggagggggaagtgtggctggtggggctggggcttggtGTCAGGGCTGACCCCAGCTTTTGGCCATGGGACCACTGGGCTGGGGCCCTCTGTGCACTAGCAGCCCCACACTACGGTGCTGCCTGACCACCAAATATGCCCCGTCCCAAGCAAAGGGGTCCCTGAGGCCGGGACCTACTGGGGAGATCTGCGCCCCTCTGCCCCCTTGGGCATCCTGGGCTCCCTCACCTTTCCTGCCTTGGTTCCCTGCTGGAGAGCAGGCTGGCAACGTGGGAATGGGATGACAGGCAATCATAGGGAGGTCTCCAAAAATTTGGGGAAGGATGGACATGAAGCAAAAGGACATCCCTGAGGGCTGGATGTGGCTTAGCTCTCACCACCCCCCCGGGCTCCATCCATGAGcctggaccctctccagcagcGGGGTCTGAGTCTGCTGCCACCAGCCTGGGAAGTCACCAACCCCTTCTGGGGGCACCAGGCTGTGGCTCAGCCTGGGCTAAAACACCAGCACAAC from Chiroxiphia lanceolata isolate bChiLan1 chromosome 21, bChiLan1.pri, whole genome shotgun sequence includes:
- the C8G gene encoding LOW QUALITY PROTEIN: complement component C8 gamma chain (The sequence of the model RefSeq protein was modified relative to this genomic sequence to represent the inferred CDS: inserted 1 base in 1 codon), translating into MAALRALLLLGLFLTARGQRPRRRRPPPGQSPLDKVAAQEGLSLPQLAGRWFLVSVASRCSHLAEHSHQLEATTVMVTVLEGQSLAISTLRKLDGMCWEIRQRYLPAQAPGRFLLKGHGHSSKVDVVVGEMDPSSXAILYYQKGRSVSAKLYGRTSRVSDTVADKFEQHVRAVGLSEDVTYYFPPTGFATPQTSSCPG
- the PTGDS gene encoding LOW QUALITY PROTEIN: prostaglandin-H2 D-isomerase (The sequence of the model RefSeq protein was modified relative to this genomic sequence to represent the inferred CDS: inserted 3 bases in 3 codons; deleted 1 base in 1 codon), with the translated sequence MQAMLLSVXGLALLGALHAQDXIPIQADFQQDKLTGRWYSIGXASDSNWFKEKRHLMKMCTTIISTTADGNLEVTSTYPKGDQCVTRNSLYTKTEQPGRFSYTSTRWGSKHDIRVVETNYEEYALVATQISKSTGPSTMVLLYSRTKELSPERLERFTQFSREQGLTDDEILILPQTDKCMTDAA